A window of the Streptomyces sp. NBC_00250 genome harbors these coding sequences:
- a CDS encoding DUF4193 domain-containing protein yields MATDYDTPRKTDDDVDSDSLEELKARRNDKSTSTVDVDEFEAAEGLELPGADLSNEELAVRVLPKQADEFTCMSCFLVHHRSQLAREKNGQPICRDCD; encoded by the coding sequence ATGGCAACGGATTACGACACCCCACGCAAGACCGACGACGACGTCGATTCGGACAGCCTTGAAGAACTGAAGGCCCGCCGGAACGACAAGTCGACCTCGACCGTCGACGTCGACGAGTTCGAGGCCGCCGAAGGCCTGGAGCTTCCCGGCGCCGACCTCTCGAACGAGGAGCTGGCCGTCCGGGTCCTGCCCAAGCAGGCCGATGAGTTCACCTGCATGAGCTGCTTCCTCGTGCACCACCGCAGCCAGCTGGCCAGGGAGAAGAACGGCCAGCCCATCTGCCGCGACTGCGACTGA
- a CDS encoding sensor histidine kinase, which translates to MPTTSAPHPEAPPKPTWDPRDPVRPLLRPTIRIRLTLLYGGMFLIAGILLLSIIYLFTAQALTDSVAQLPFKIVKGEVQPTTSSCHLPATGTGEQFNDAVSVCLRHQSDMALDDLLRRSLFALLGMSIIAFAFGYAMAGRVLSPLGRITRTARQVAGSDLSRRIELDGPDDELKELADTFDEMLDRLERAFTAQQRFVANASHELRTPLAINRTLLEVHLSDPGAPMELQQLGKTLLATNERSEQLVEGLLLLARSDNQIIERKPVDLAEVASRGVDQVHAEAEAKGVEIRGERKPAVVQGNGVLLERIALNLVQNAVRYNVAEGGWVEVTTATEHGQAVLVVSNTGPVVPAYEIDNLFEPFRRLRQERTGSDKGVGLGLSIARSVARAHGGRIIAEPREGGGLVMRVTLPI; encoded by the coding sequence ATGCCCACGACCTCAGCGCCGCACCCCGAGGCGCCTCCGAAACCGACCTGGGACCCCAGGGACCCGGTCCGGCCCCTGTTGCGGCCGACCATCCGGATACGGCTCACGCTGCTGTACGGCGGGATGTTCCTGATCGCGGGCATCCTGCTGCTCTCGATCATCTACCTGTTCACCGCGCAGGCGCTCACCGACAGCGTGGCCCAGCTGCCGTTCAAGATCGTCAAGGGTGAGGTCCAGCCCACCACCTCGTCGTGCCACCTGCCCGCCACAGGCACCGGCGAGCAGTTCAACGACGCCGTGTCGGTCTGCCTCCGGCACCAGAGCGACATGGCTCTGGACGACCTCCTGCGGCGCTCGCTGTTCGCCCTGCTCGGCATGAGCATCATCGCCTTCGCCTTCGGCTACGCCATGGCGGGCCGGGTGCTCTCCCCGCTCGGCCGGATCACCCGGACCGCCCGCCAGGTGGCCGGTTCCGACCTGTCCCGGCGGATCGAGCTGGACGGTCCCGACGACGAGCTCAAGGAGCTCGCCGACACCTTCGACGAGATGCTGGACCGCCTGGAGCGGGCCTTCACCGCACAGCAGCGGTTCGTCGCGAACGCCTCGCACGAGCTGCGGACCCCGCTCGCGATCAACCGCACCCTCCTGGAGGTGCACCTCTCGGACCCCGGGGCGCCGATGGAGCTCCAACAGCTGGGCAAGACGCTGCTCGCGACCAACGAGCGCAGCGAACAGCTCGTCGAGGGTCTGCTGCTGCTCGCCCGGAGCGACAACCAGATCATCGAGCGCAAACCCGTCGACCTCGCCGAGGTCGCCTCGCGGGGCGTGGACCAGGTCCACGCCGAGGCGGAGGCCAAGGGCGTCGAGATCCGGGGCGAGCGCAAGCCGGCGGTCGTCCAGGGCAACGGCGTCCTGCTCGAACGGATCGCGCTGAATCTGGTCCAGAACGCCGTCAGGTACAACGTGGCGGAGGGAGGATGGGTGGAGGTGACGACCGCGACCGAGCACGGTCAGGCGGTCCTGGTCGTCTCGAACACGGGTCCCGTGGTCCCGGCGTACGAGATCGACAACCTCTTCGAACCGTTCCGGCGGCTCCGGCAGGAGCGGACCGGCAGTGACAAGGGCGTCGGTCTCGGCCTGTCGATCGCCCGGTCCGTGGCCCGCGCGCACGGCGGCCGTATCATCGCGGAGCCCCGCGAGGGCGGCGGTCTCGTGATGCGCGTCACTCTGCCGATCTGA
- a CDS encoding response regulator transcription factor, whose translation MRVLVVEDEQLLADAVATGLRREAMAVDVVYDGAAALERVGVNDYDVVVLDRDLPLVHGDDVCRKIVELGMPTRVLMLTASGDVSDRVEGLELGADDYLPKPFAFTELTARVRALGRRTSVPLPPVLERAGIKLDPNRREVFREGKEVQLAPKEFAVLEVLMRSEGAVVSAEQLLEKAWDENTDPFTNVVRVTVMTLRRKLGEPPVIVTVPGSGYRI comes from the coding sequence GTGCGCGTACTCGTCGTCGAGGACGAGCAGCTGCTCGCCGATGCGGTGGCCACCGGACTGCGCCGGGAGGCCATGGCCGTCGACGTCGTGTACGACGGCGCCGCGGCCCTGGAGCGTGTCGGGGTGAACGACTACGACGTCGTCGTCCTCGACCGCGACCTTCCCCTCGTCCACGGTGACGACGTCTGCCGCAAGATCGTGGAGCTGGGCATGCCCACCCGCGTCCTGATGCTCACCGCGTCCGGCGACGTCAGCGACCGGGTCGAGGGCCTGGAGCTGGGGGCGGACGACTACCTGCCCAAGCCCTTCGCCTTCACCGAGCTCACCGCGCGCGTGCGGGCCCTCGGCCGGCGCACCAGCGTGCCCCTGCCGCCCGTCCTGGAGCGCGCCGGCATCAAGCTCGACCCGAACCGCCGCGAGGTCTTCCGCGAGGGCAAGGAGGTGCAGCTCGCGCCGAAGGAGTTCGCCGTCCTGGAGGTCCTCATGCGCAGCGAGGGTGCCGTCGTCTCGGCGGAGCAGCTCCTTGAGAAGGCCTGGGACGAGAACACCGACCCGTTCACCAACGTCGTCCGCGTCACCGTCATGACCCTGCGCCGCAAGCTCGGTGAGCCGCCCGTCATCGTGACGGTCCCCGGTTCCGGGTACCGGATCTGA
- a CDS encoding inositol monophosphatase family protein, translating into MTDPLLTELLDLALEAARRAGALLRDGRPDDLTVAKTKSSPIDVVTEMDIAAEKLITGFLAEHRPQDGFLGEEGASSPGTSGIRWVIDPLDGTVNYLYGLPTWAVSIAAERDGVTVAGVVEAPMRGETYRAVLGGGAYTGDRRLAVRPSPPLDQALLGTGFGYVQSRRAHQADVAQRVIPRVRDIRRGGSAAIDLCDVAAGRLDAYYERGLNPWDLAAGALIAREAGALTGGRPGEPESGELTLAASPGLFGPLQELLEELGAWHD; encoded by the coding sequence GTGACCGACCCGCTGCTCACCGAACTGCTCGACCTCGCCCTGGAGGCCGCACGGCGGGCCGGAGCGCTGCTGCGCGACGGCAGGCCGGACGACCTGACGGTGGCGAAGACCAAGTCGAGCCCCATCGACGTGGTCACCGAGATGGACATCGCCGCCGAGAAGCTGATCACCGGCTTCCTCGCCGAGCACCGCCCGCAGGACGGTTTCCTCGGCGAGGAGGGCGCGTCCAGCCCTGGCACCAGCGGCATCCGCTGGGTGATCGACCCCCTCGACGGCACCGTGAACTACCTGTACGGCCTGCCCACCTGGGCGGTCTCGATCGCCGCCGAACGGGACGGCGTGACGGTGGCCGGCGTCGTCGAGGCCCCGATGCGCGGCGAGACGTACCGGGCCGTCCTCGGCGGCGGCGCGTACACGGGCGACCGGCGCCTCGCCGTCCGCCCCTCGCCCCCGCTCGACCAGGCACTCCTCGGCACGGGCTTCGGGTACGTCCAGTCCCGGCGCGCCCACCAGGCGGACGTCGCCCAGCGCGTGATCCCGCGCGTCCGCGACATCCGGCGCGGCGGCTCGGCCGCCATCGACCTCTGCGACGTCGCCGCCGGGCGTCTGGACGCCTACTACGAGCGGGGCCTCAACCCCTGGGACCTCGCCGCGGGCGCCCTGATCGCCCGTGAGGCGGGCGCGCTGACCGGGGGGCGCCCGGGAGAGCCGGAGTCGGGCGAACTGACCCTGGCGGCCTCTCCGGGCCTCTTCGGACCCCTCCAGGAGCTCCTGGAGGAGCTGGGCGCCTGGCACGACTGA
- a CDS encoding ferrochelatase, translating into MSDQHDPAPYDALLLLSFGGPEGPDDVVPFLENVTRGRGIPKERLKEVGQHYFLFGGVSPINDQNRALLDALRADFAGAGLKVPVYWGNRNWAPYLTDTLREMITDGRRHIAVLTTSAYASYSGCRQYRENLADALATLEAEGLPLPRVDKLRHYFNHPGFVEPMVEGVLASLAELDPAVREGAHLAFTTHSIPDSAADSSGPVTEHGEGGAYVRQHLDVARVIVDAVRERTGIDHPWQLVYQSRSGAPHLPWLEPDICDHLEELHGAGVPAAVMVPIGFVSDHMEVLYDLDTEATAKAAELGLPVRRSATVGADPRFAAAVRELVLERAAYERGTRAERCALGALGPSHDLCPIGCCPARAERPAAAGADSPYA; encoded by the coding sequence ATGTCCGATCAGCACGATCCCGCCCCGTACGACGCCCTGCTGCTGCTCTCGTTCGGCGGCCCCGAGGGCCCGGACGACGTGGTCCCGTTCCTGGAGAACGTGACGCGCGGCCGAGGCATCCCGAAGGAACGGCTCAAGGAAGTGGGGCAGCACTACTTCCTCTTCGGCGGCGTCTCTCCGATCAACGACCAGAACCGCGCGCTCCTCGACGCGCTGCGGGCGGACTTCGCCGGGGCCGGCCTGAAGGTGCCCGTCTACTGGGGAAACCGGAACTGGGCCCCGTACCTCACCGACACCCTCCGCGAGATGATCACCGACGGCCGACGCCATATCGCCGTCCTCACCACCAGCGCGTACGCCTCCTACTCCGGCTGCCGCCAGTACCGCGAGAACCTCGCCGACGCGCTCGCGACCCTGGAGGCGGAAGGGCTCCCGCTGCCCCGGGTCGACAAGCTCCGGCACTACTTCAACCACCCCGGCTTCGTCGAGCCCATGGTCGAGGGCGTCCTCGCCTCCCTCGCCGAGCTCGACCCGGCCGTCCGCGAGGGCGCCCACCTCGCCTTCACCACCCACTCCATCCCGGACTCCGCCGCGGACTCCTCGGGACCCGTCACCGAGCACGGCGAGGGCGGGGCCTACGTCCGGCAGCACCTCGACGTGGCGCGGGTGATCGTCGACGCGGTCCGCGAGCGGACCGGGATCGACCACCCCTGGCAGCTCGTCTACCAGTCCCGCAGCGGCGCCCCCCACCTCCCGTGGCTGGAGCCCGACATCTGCGACCACCTGGAGGAGCTGCACGGCGCCGGGGTCCCCGCGGCCGTCATGGTCCCGATCGGCTTCGTCTCCGACCACATGGAGGTCCTCTACGACCTCGACACCGAGGCCACGGCCAAGGCCGCCGAACTCGGACTGCCCGTCCGGCGCTCCGCCACCGTCGGCGCCGACCCGCGCTTCGCCGCCGCCGTCCGCGAACTCGTCCTGGAGCGGGCCGCGTACGAGCGGGGGACCCGGGCCGAGCGGTGCGCCCTGGGCGCCCTCGGGCCCTCCCACGACCTGTGCCCGATCGGCTGCTGCCCGGCCAGGGCGGAGCGCCCGGCGGCGGCCGGCGCCGACAGCCCGTACGCGTAA
- a CDS encoding MFS transporter, with amino-acid sequence MPSPYRAIFKAPGTTAFSVAGFFGRMPLSMMGIGIVTMISQVTGRYGLAGALSATLAMSAAVLGPLVSRLVDRHGQRRVLRPVTLVSLVAAAGLLVCVQQKAPDWTLFVFTAVIGCVPSVGAMTRARWAEIYRGDERRLHTAYSWESIVDEVCFIFGPILSIGLSTTWFPEAGPLFAGMFLTIGVFWLTSQRATEPVPHPQQGDSGGSALRSPGLQVLALAFVATGAIFGSVDVVTVAFAEEQGHKAAASLVLAVYALGSGLAGAVFGLLHLKSEPSRRWLLGICAMAVSMIPLLLAGNLPLLAVALFVAGLSIAPTMVTTMALVEAHVPRTKLTEGMTWTGTGLAIGVALGSSAAGWVVDASGAEAGYVVPVVSGALAVAVGLLGHRRLRRPAPNREGQRERDDNSGVGERQDGEQPVA; translated from the coding sequence TTGCCCAGTCCCTACCGCGCGATCTTCAAGGCGCCCGGCACCACCGCGTTCTCCGTCGCCGGATTCTTCGGCCGGATGCCCCTGTCCATGATGGGCATCGGCATCGTGACCATGATTTCGCAGGTCACCGGCCGGTACGGCCTTGCCGGAGCCCTGTCCGCGACCCTCGCGATGTCCGCCGCGGTCCTCGGCCCCCTGGTCTCCCGCCTGGTCGACCGGCACGGGCAGCGCCGGGTGCTGCGCCCGGTGACCCTGGTCTCGCTCGTGGCCGCCGCCGGGCTCCTGGTCTGTGTGCAGCAGAAGGCTCCGGACTGGACGCTCTTCGTCTTCACGGCCGTCATCGGCTGTGTGCCGAGCGTCGGCGCCATGACCCGCGCCCGCTGGGCGGAGATCTACCGGGGCGACGAACGGCGCCTGCACACGGCGTACTCCTGGGAGTCGATCGTCGACGAGGTGTGCTTCATCTTCGGCCCGATCCTCTCGATCGGTCTGTCGACGACCTGGTTCCCCGAGGCCGGTCCGCTGTTCGCCGGGATGTTCCTGACCATCGGCGTCTTCTGGCTGACCTCGCAGCGCGCCACCGAGCCGGTCCCGCACCCCCAGCAGGGCGACAGCGGCGGTTCCGCGCTCCGCTCCCCCGGCCTCCAGGTCCTCGCCCTCGCCTTCGTGGCCACCGGCGCGATCTTCGGCTCGGTCGACGTGGTGACGGTGGCCTTCGCCGAGGAGCAGGGCCACAAGGCCGCCGCCAGTCTCGTTCTGGCCGTCTACGCGCTGGGTTCCGGTCTGGCCGGCGCCGTCTTCGGACTGCTCCACCTCAAGAGCGAGCCGTCCCGCCGCTGGCTCCTGGGCATCTGCGCGATGGCCGTGAGTATGATCCCCCTCCTACTGGCCGGGAACTTGCCGTTGCTGGCCGTGGCGCTCTTTGTCGCGGGCCTGTCCATCGCACCGACGATGGTCACGACCATGGCCCTCGTCGAAGCGCACGTACCGCGCACCAAGCTGACCGAGGGCATGACCTGGACGGGTACCGGGCTCGCGATCGGTGTGGCGCTCGGCTCCTCGGCCGCCGGCTGGGTGGTCGACGCGTCGGGGGCCGAGGCGGGGTACGTGGTGCCCGTCGTCTCGGGTGCGCTCGCGGTCGCGGTGGGTCTCCTCGGACACCGCCGGCTGCGCAGGCCGGCGCCGAACCGGGAGGGGCAGCGTGAGCGGGACGACAACAGTGGGGTCGGGGAGCGCCAGGACGGCGAACAGCCCGTGGCGTAA
- a CDS encoding D-arabinono-1,4-lactone oxidase, whose translation MSGTTTVGSGSARTANSPWRNWAGNVTSRPVREVSPASAEELAEAVRRAAEDGLRVKTVGTGHSFTSIAATDGVLIRPGLLTGIRRIDRESMTVTVESGTPLKRLNVALAREGLSLTNMGDIMEQTVAGATSTGTHGTGRDSASIAAQIRELELVTASGELLTCSEKENPEVFAAARIGLGALGVVTAITFAVEPVFLLTAREEPMAFDRVASEFDALHAENEHFEFYWFPHTDNCNTKRNNRSAGPAAPPGRVSGWVEDELLSNGLFQVACSLGRAVPPAIPSIARLSSRALSARTYTDIPYKVFTSPRRVRFLEMEYALPREAAVAALREVKAMVERSPLKVSFPVEVRTAPADDIALSTASGRETAYIAVHLYKGTPHRAYFTAVERIMTAHGGRPHWGKVHTRDAAYFSEVYPRFAEFTALRDRLDPDRLFANDYLRRVLGD comes from the coding sequence GTGAGCGGGACGACAACAGTGGGGTCGGGGAGCGCCAGGACGGCGAACAGCCCGTGGCGTAACTGGGCGGGGAACGTCACCTCCCGCCCCGTGCGGGAGGTGAGCCCGGCCTCGGCCGAGGAGCTCGCCGAGGCGGTGCGCCGGGCGGCCGAGGACGGGCTGCGGGTGAAGACGGTCGGTACCGGCCACTCCTTCACCTCGATCGCGGCCACCGACGGCGTCCTGATCCGGCCCGGGCTGCTGACCGGGATCCGGCGGATCGACCGTGAGTCGATGACCGTGACGGTCGAGTCGGGCACCCCGCTCAAGCGGCTCAACGTGGCGCTGGCCCGGGAGGGCCTGTCGCTCACGAACATGGGCGACATCATGGAGCAGACGGTCGCCGGGGCCACCTCGACCGGTACGCACGGCACGGGCCGCGACTCGGCCTCGATAGCCGCGCAGATCCGCGAGCTGGAGCTGGTGACGGCCTCGGGCGAGCTGCTCACCTGCTCGGAGAAGGAGAATCCGGAGGTCTTCGCGGCCGCCCGGATCGGGCTCGGCGCCCTCGGTGTGGTCACGGCGATCACCTTCGCGGTGGAGCCGGTCTTCCTGCTCACCGCGCGCGAGGAGCCGATGGCCTTCGACCGGGTCGCCTCGGAGTTCGACGCGCTGCACGCGGAGAACGAGCACTTCGAGTTCTACTGGTTCCCCCACACGGACAACTGCAACACCAAGCGCAACAACCGCAGCGCGGGTCCCGCCGCTCCCCCCGGCCGGGTCAGCGGCTGGGTCGAGGACGAGCTGCTCTCCAACGGGCTCTTCCAGGTGGCGTGCTCGCTGGGCCGCGCGGTGCCGCCGGCCATCCCCTCGATCGCCAGGCTCTCCAGCCGGGCCCTGTCGGCCCGTACCTACACCGACATCCCGTACAAGGTCTTCACCTCGCCGCGCCGGGTGCGCTTCCTGGAGATGGAGTACGCGCTTCCGCGTGAGGCGGCGGTCGCCGCGCTGCGCGAGGTCAAGGCGATGGTCGAGCGCTCGCCGCTCAAGGTGAGCTTCCCGGTGGAGGTGCGGACGGCCCCGGCGGACGACATCGCGCTGTCCACGGCCTCGGGCCGGGAGACCGCGTACATCGCCGTCCACCTCTACAAGGGAACGCCCCACCGCGCGTACTTCACCGCGGTGGAGCGCATCATGACGGCGCACGGGGGGCGCCCCCACTGGGGCAAGGTCCACACCCGTGACGCCGCCTACTTCTCCGAGGTCTACCCGCGGTTCGCCGAGTTCACGGCGCTGCGCGACCGGCTCGACCCGGACCGGCTGTTCGCCAACGACTATCTGCGCCGCGTCCTGGGCGACTGA
- the sepH gene encoding septation protein SepH: MTSAGTTREVPMPELRVVAVSNDGTRLVLKAADSTEYTLPIDERLRAAVRNDRARLGQIEIEVESHLRPRDIQARIRAGASAEEVAQLAGIPVDRVRRFEGPVLAERAFMAERARKTPVRRPGENSGPQLGEAVQERLLLRGAEKDTVQWDSWRRDDGTWEVLLVYRVAGEVHTASWTYDPPRRLVQAVDDEARALIGETDDTIAAAPEPSFPFVPRIARLPRDRPLDRALDRQLDHRQLERASASAPAEPEEERDSLTSLLEAVPSFRGDMVVPDPPDTEPSEEAEAEEPPAPAASAGAGSAYADVLMPRAVSGHRDRLTGTTDRQAEADGVRPGRRAAVPSWDEIVFGTRRKKQD, translated from the coding sequence GTGACGTCGGCAGGCACCACCCGGGAGGTCCCCATGCCCGAACTGCGTGTCGTGGCCGTCTCCAACGACGGCACACGACTGGTGCTGAAGGCTGCTGACAGCACGGAGTACACACTTCCGATCGACGAGCGCCTCCGCGCCGCCGTGCGCAACGACCGCGCGCGCCTCGGTCAGATCGAGATCGAGGTGGAGAGCCACCTCCGCCCCCGCGACATCCAGGCACGGATACGAGCCGGTGCCTCCGCGGAGGAGGTCGCCCAGCTCGCCGGCATCCCCGTCGACCGCGTGCGCCGCTTCGAGGGCCCGGTGCTCGCCGAGCGCGCCTTCATGGCGGAGCGGGCCCGCAAGACCCCGGTCCGCAGGCCCGGCGAGAACAGCGGCCCCCAGCTCGGCGAGGCGGTGCAGGAGCGGCTGCTGCTGCGCGGCGCCGAGAAGGACACCGTGCAGTGGGACTCCTGGCGGCGTGACGACGGCACCTGGGAGGTGCTGCTCGTCTACCGCGTCGCCGGCGAGGTCCACACGGCCAGCTGGACGTACGACCCGCCCCGGCGGCTCGTCCAGGCCGTGGACGACGAGGCTCGTGCCCTGATCGGCGAGACGGACGACACGATCGCCGCCGCGCCGGAGCCGAGCTTCCCGTTCGTGCCGCGCATCGCCCGGCTGCCCCGGGACCGGCCGCTGGACCGCGCCCTGGACCGTCAGCTCGACCACCGCCAGCTGGAGCGGGCGTCCGCGTCCGCACCCGCCGAGCCGGAGGAGGAGCGGGACTCCCTGACGAGCCTCCTGGAGGCTGTGCCGAGCTTCCGCGGCGACATGGTCGTGCCCGATCCCCCGGACACGGAGCCGTCGGAGGAGGCCGAGGCGGAGGAGCCGCCGGCCCCGGCCGCTTCGGCGGGTGCCGGTTCCGCGTACGCCGATGTCCTGATGCCGCGCGCGGTCTCGGGCCACCGGGACCGCCTCACCGGCACCACGGACCGCCAGGCCGAGGCGGACGGTGTCCGTCCGGGCCGCCGCGCGGCGGTGCCCAGCTGGGACGAGATCGTCTTCGGCACGCGAAGGAAGAAGCAGGACTGA
- a CDS encoding sulfurtransferase, translated as MKPIIAVSELLSESAGARPPVLLDVRWTLGGPPGRPAYEAGHLPGAVYVDLDTELAGSPGSGGRHPLPDPEAFGAVMRRAGVSADTPVVVYDGGLGWGAARAWWLLRWAGHPNVRVLDGGLAAWTGELTEKAPTPEPGDFRPEPGALGLLDADAAAAFADSGLLLDARAAERYRGDVEPIDRVGGHIPGAVSAPTTENVDAEGRFLAADTLRDRFSTLGAAEGPPVAVYCGSGVSGAHEVLALEIAGIPAALYAGSWSEWSADPDRPVATGPDPR; from the coding sequence ATGAAGCCCATCATCGCCGTAAGCGAACTGCTGAGCGAGTCGGCCGGGGCCCGGCCGCCGGTCCTCCTGGACGTCCGCTGGACGCTGGGCGGCCCGCCCGGACGGCCCGCGTACGAGGCCGGACACCTCCCGGGAGCGGTCTACGTCGACCTGGACACGGAACTCGCGGGTTCTCCCGGCAGCGGCGGACGCCACCCGCTGCCCGACCCGGAGGCTTTCGGGGCCGTGATGCGCCGCGCGGGTGTCTCGGCGGACACCCCGGTCGTCGTCTACGACGGCGGCCTCGGCTGGGGCGCGGCCCGCGCCTGGTGGCTGCTCCGCTGGGCCGGCCATCCGAATGTCCGGGTCCTGGACGGCGGTCTCGCAGCCTGGACGGGGGAGCTGACCGAGAAGGCCCCCACGCCGGAGCCGGGCGATTTCCGGCCGGAGCCGGGCGCGCTCGGGCTGCTCGACGCCGACGCGGCGGCGGCGTTCGCCGATTCGGGGCTGCTCCTGGACGCGCGGGCGGCCGAGCGCTACCGCGGGGACGTGGAGCCGATCGACCGGGTCGGCGGGCACATCCCGGGCGCGGTCTCGGCGCCGACGACCGAGAACGTGGACGCGGAGGGGCGTTTCCTGGCGGCCGACACCTTGCGGGACCGTTTCTCCACTCTCGGCGCCGCCGAGGGGCCCCCGGTCGCGGTCTACTGCGGCTCGGGTGTCTCCGGAGCCCACGAGGTCCTGGCCCTGGAGATCGCCGGCATCCCGGCCGCGCTCTACGCGGGCTCGTGGTCGGAGTGGTCCGCCGACCCCGACCGTCCGGTGGCCACGGGCCCGGACCCGCGGTAG
- a CDS encoding VOC family protein codes for MTEATRRTPGTPCWVSLMVHGLDATQEFYNALFDWEFIPGPEQLGPYVRALLGGKEVAGIGQLPPDRHLPIAWTPYLATEDADETAESIRCCGGTVAVGPLDAGEAGRMAVCSDPVGAVFGVWQAEAHHGTATAGPPGTPVWNELLTYETSSVGKFYRTVFGYEVEPVVSADHDYATLHVDGLPVASLHGVGNALPRDRGPHWMTYFEVADTDAAARLVLQLGGHVLRPPRDATAGRLTVVADPEGAVFTLVRSPAP; via the coding sequence ATGACCGAGGCGACTCGGCGCACACCCGGCACACCCTGTTGGGTGAGCTTGATGGTGCACGGGCTTGACGCGACGCAGGAGTTCTACAACGCGCTCTTCGACTGGGAGTTCATCCCCGGTCCGGAGCAGCTGGGCCCGTACGTGCGCGCGCTGCTCGGCGGCAAGGAGGTGGCCGGCATCGGCCAGCTGCCGCCCGACCGGCATCTGCCGATCGCCTGGACCCCCTATCTGGCCACCGAGGACGCCGACGAGACCGCCGAGAGCATCCGCTGCTGCGGCGGCACCGTGGCCGTGGGCCCGCTGGACGCGGGCGAGGCCGGCCGGATGGCCGTCTGCTCCGACCCGGTGGGCGCGGTCTTCGGCGTCTGGCAGGCGGAGGCGCACCACGGCACGGCGACGGCGGGACCGCCCGGGACGCCCGTGTGGAACGAGCTCCTCACGTACGAGACGTCCTCGGTCGGCAAGTTCTACCGGACGGTCTTCGGCTACGAGGTGGAACCGGTCGTGTCCGCCGACCACGACTACGCCACGCTCCATGTGGACGGGCTGCCGGTGGCCTCGCTGCACGGCGTCGGCAACGCGCTGCCCCGGGACCGGGGCCCGCACTGGATGACGTACTTCGAGGTCGCCGACACGGACGCGGCCGCCCGGCTCGTCCTGCAGCTCGGCGGCCATGTGCTGCGCCCGCCGCGCGATGCCACGGCGGGGCGGCTCACCGTGGTGGCGGACCCGGAGGGCGCGGTCTTCACCCTCGTCAGGTCCCCCGCCCCGTGA